The following are from one region of the Moritella sp. 24 genome:
- a CDS encoding Do family serine endopeptidase: MKSKLHVRTLTALALSTAMGFASLPATAALPLAVAGEPLPSLAPILEQVTPAVVNISVSGTKVSQQRIPEAFRPFFGPDSSGSKQPFQGLGSGVIIDAKQGYILTNNHVIADADEIQVMLKDGHEYDATLVGSDKSSDIALLQIKAKNLTEIKFADSDKLRVGDFTIAIGNPFGLGQTVTSGIVSALGRTGLQLENLENFIQTDAAINSGNSGGALVNLRGELIGINTAILGPNGGNVGIGFAIPANMANNLVQQIIEHGEVRRGVLGVAGQELTADLAKAFDIDIQYGAFINQVTPNSAAEEAGLMAGDIIVSVNNNKIRSFSELRARIGTLGADKEITLGVVRDGKERIVTAKLKPAENRLANASNLHQGLEGAALVSAENNQGVMIANVQPRSIAAASGLKKGDIIIGVNKTKVKNLAGLRELLTEEKATLALNIKRGEQSLFLVLR; encoded by the coding sequence ATGAAATCTAAATTACATGTCAGAACTCTCACTGCTTTAGCATTAAGCACTGCAATGGGATTCGCAAGTTTACCTGCAACAGCAGCACTCCCACTCGCTGTTGCAGGAGAACCACTCCCTAGCCTTGCGCCAATCTTAGAGCAAGTTACTCCTGCTGTTGTCAATATATCGGTGTCAGGTACAAAAGTATCTCAACAACGTATACCTGAAGCATTTCGTCCTTTTTTTGGTCCTGACAGTTCGGGGTCGAAGCAACCTTTTCAAGGTCTTGGCTCTGGAGTCATCATCGATGCAAAACAAGGTTATATTCTCACTAATAACCACGTGATTGCAGATGCAGATGAGATCCAAGTGATGCTAAAAGATGGGCATGAATACGATGCAACACTCGTGGGTTCAGATAAAAGCAGTGATATAGCCCTATTACAAATTAAAGCTAAAAACTTAACCGAAATTAAATTCGCAGACTCAGATAAATTACGTGTCGGTGATTTCACCATTGCGATAGGTAATCCCTTTGGCTTAGGCCAGACCGTCACATCAGGTATTGTCAGTGCATTAGGGCGAACCGGACTACAATTAGAAAACCTAGAAAACTTCATTCAAACCGATGCAGCCATTAACAGTGGGAATTCTGGTGGTGCACTGGTTAACTTACGTGGTGAGCTAATCGGTATTAATACCGCGATATTAGGACCAAATGGCGGTAACGTCGGTATCGGCTTTGCTATCCCTGCAAACATGGCGAATAACCTCGTACAACAAATCATCGAACACGGTGAAGTACGGCGTGGCGTATTAGGGGTTGCAGGCCAAGAGCTCACTGCCGACCTAGCAAAAGCATTTGATATCGATATTCAGTATGGTGCATTCATTAATCAAGTGACGCCAAACTCTGCAGCAGAAGAAGCCGGTCTGATGGCTGGCGACATTATTGTCAGTGTGAATAACAATAAGATCCGTAGCTTCAGTGAACTAAGAGCAAGAATTGGTACCTTAGGGGCAGATAAAGAAATCACATTAGGTGTTGTTCGTGACGGTAAAGAGCGCATCGTGACTGCAAAACTAAAACCGGCAGAAAACAGACTTGCGAATGCCAGCAACCTACACCAAGGTCTCGAAGGCGCGGCATTAGTATCCGCAGAAAATAACCAAGGCGTCATGATTGCTAATGTGCAACCTCGTTCAATTGCTGCAGCATCGGGATTAAAAAAAGGCGATATCATTATTGGTGTGAATAAGACTAAAGTTAAGAATTTAGCTGGCTTACGTGAACTACTCACTGAAGAAAAAGCAACACTCGCACTGAATATCAAGCGCGGTGAGCAATCTTTATTCTTGGTATTACGTTAG
- the degS gene encoding outer membrane-stress sensor serine endopeptidase DegS, with amino-acid sequence MQGLWSYISKSILLGIAVAAILLVALPQLQNKQSLGLNQPFSLGLNEQISFSDAVKRAAPSVVNIYTRTYQKSTINSKPILRPQSLGSGVIMNKKGYLLTNYHVIANADQIIVALQDSRFFTAELIGFDRYTDLAVLHIDAKNLPSIPQSKHEQTNIGDVVLAIGNPYNLGQTITQGIISARGRIGMSTTGHQNFLQTDAAINEGNSGGALVNSLGELVGINTASFQLAENVETMGISFAIPYPLAVKIMNALIANGRVIRGYLGIEGTSINTVMAKLLGLKANQGIVIQNTAPNSPAEKAGLIAGDVVVKFNGTEIDNVIWLMDVVAEQRPGSKVNLSVIREGKQLEIEVTLGELQALQPQAK; translated from the coding sequence GTGCAGGGTTTGTGGTCATATATTTCAAAAAGTATCTTACTCGGTATCGCTGTAGCTGCGATATTACTTGTCGCGCTGCCTCAATTACAAAACAAACAAAGTTTAGGTCTAAACCAACCTTTTTCTCTTGGACTTAACGAACAAATCAGTTTTTCTGATGCAGTAAAGCGCGCAGCGCCTTCTGTCGTCAATATTTACACCCGTACCTATCAGAAATCTACGATAAACAGTAAACCAATATTGCGCCCACAAAGTCTTGGCTCAGGCGTTATTATGAACAAGAAAGGTTATCTACTGACAAACTATCATGTGATAGCCAATGCAGACCAAATTATCGTCGCACTTCAGGATAGCCGCTTTTTCACTGCTGAATTAATTGGTTTTGACCGCTATACCGATCTAGCCGTATTACACATTGATGCCAAAAATTTACCTAGCATTCCTCAGAGTAAACACGAACAAACCAATATAGGCGACGTCGTTCTTGCCATTGGTAACCCATACAATTTAGGCCAAACCATCACTCAGGGGATTATCAGTGCCCGTGGTCGTATTGGTATGAGTACCACTGGACATCAAAACTTTTTACAAACCGACGCTGCGATTAATGAAGGTAACTCTGGTGGTGCGCTGGTCAATAGTCTCGGAGAGCTAGTTGGCATTAACACAGCCTCTTTCCAACTTGCTGAGAATGTAGAAACAATGGGGATCAGCTTTGCTATTCCCTACCCGCTAGCAGTTAAAATCATGAATGCACTAATTGCTAATGGACGTGTGATCCGTGGTTATCTTGGTATTGAAGGAACATCAATTAATACTGTTATGGCAAAACTACTTGGCCTGAAAGCCAATCAAGGTATTGTCATACAAAATACAGCACCAAACTCTCCAGCAGAAAAAGCGGGATTGATAGCAGGTGATGTCGTCGTTAAATTTAACGGTACTGAGATTGATAATGTCATCTGGTTAATGGATGTTGTCGCCGAGCAACGCCCAGGTTCAAAAGTTAATTTAAGCGTTATCAGGGAAGGTAAGCAGCTAGAGATAGAAGTGACTCTGGGTGAATTACAAGCCTTGCAACCACAAGCTAAGTAA
- the murA gene encoding UDP-N-acetylglucosamine 1-carboxyvinyltransferase: protein MDKFLIKGPCQLNGDVTISGAKNAALPILFATLLSDETITLKNVPELRDIKTTLQLLRELGAEAERNEDGEVVITAGSVNCQKAPYELVKTMRASILALGPLTAKFSTADVSLPGGCAIGARPVNLHIHGLEMMQADIRVEEGYIKARVDGRLKGARILMDMVSVTGTENLLMAAVLADGITTIENAAREPEVVDLANFLNALGAKISGIGSDVLTIEGVEALHGGTYAVQPDRIETGTFLVAAAVTGGKITCHKTDPSLLDAVLLKLEEAGAKVETGDDWISLDMEGRELKAVNIKTVPYPGFPTDMQAQFTVLNTVAKGTSTIIETIFENRFMHVPELARMGADIELEGNTAICRDTESLTGAQVMATDLRASASLVIAGFLATGDTTVERIYHIDRGYEFIEDKLQGLGGNITRIKG from the coding sequence ATGGATAAGTTTTTAATTAAAGGTCCTTGTCAGTTAAATGGCGATGTGACTATCTCGGGTGCAAAAAATGCTGCACTACCGATTTTATTTGCCACATTGCTGAGTGATGAAACGATCACTCTTAAGAATGTTCCTGAATTAAGAGACATTAAAACCACGTTACAATTATTACGTGAACTTGGCGCTGAAGCAGAACGTAACGAAGACGGTGAAGTTGTTATTACTGCTGGTTCTGTAAATTGTCAAAAAGCACCTTATGAACTTGTTAAAACGATGCGTGCATCTATTTTAGCATTAGGTCCTTTGACTGCTAAGTTTTCGACTGCGGATGTTTCTTTACCGGGTGGTTGCGCTATTGGTGCTCGCCCTGTGAACTTACACATTCACGGCTTAGAAATGATGCAAGCTGATATTCGTGTTGAAGAAGGTTATATTAAAGCACGTGTTGATGGTCGTTTAAAAGGCGCACGTATCCTAATGGATATGGTGAGTGTAACGGGCACTGAAAATTTATTAATGGCAGCAGTACTTGCTGACGGTATCACAACAATTGAGAATGCAGCAAGAGAACCAGAAGTGGTTGACTTGGCTAATTTCTTAAATGCACTTGGTGCGAAAATTAGTGGTATTGGTTCTGACGTACTAACGATTGAAGGCGTTGAAGCGCTTCATGGTGGTACGTATGCAGTACAACCTGATCGTATTGAAACAGGTACTTTCCTTGTTGCTGCTGCAGTAACAGGCGGCAAAATTACGTGTCATAAAACAGACCCATCGTTACTTGATGCAGTATTGCTGAAGCTTGAAGAAGCGGGTGCAAAAGTTGAAACAGGTGATGATTGGATTTCACTTGATATGGAAGGCCGTGAGTTAAAAGCAGTTAATATCAAAACGGTACCGTATCCTGGCTTCCCAACGGATATGCAAGCGCAGTTCACAGTATTAAATACAGTGGCAAAGGGCACATCGACGATCATTGAAACGATTTTCGAAAATCGCTTTATGCATGTACCTGAATTAGCGCGTATGGGCGCAGACATTGAACTTGAAGGTAATACGGCTATTTGTCGTGATACAGAAAGTTTAACTGGCGCACAAGTGATGGCAACTGACTTACGCGCATCTGCAAGTCTTGTTATTGCTGGTTTCCTTGCAACAGGTGATACAACGGTTGAACGTATCTATCATATCGACCGTGGTTATGAATTTATTGAAGATAAATTGCAAGGCTTAGGTGGTAACATTACCCGAATTAAAGGGTAG
- a CDS encoding BolA family protein, whose product MDIQELKTLLENEYTFQELHVKGEGSHYDVIAVAEMFVGMSRVKKQQTIYAPLKEQIASNSIHALTIKAYTPEEWVRERKFILPS is encoded by the coding sequence ATGGATATTCAAGAATTAAAAACATTGCTGGAAAATGAGTATACGTTCCAGGAATTACACGTGAAAGGTGAAGGCAGCCATTATGACGTTATTGCTGTCGCCGAGATGTTTGTCGGTATGAGCCGTGTAAAAAAACAACAAACTATTTATGCGCCATTAAAAGAGCAAATTGCATCAAATAGTATTCATGCGTTAACCATCAAGGCATACACACCTGAAGAATGGGTTCGCGAACGTAAATTCATATTACCTTCTTAG
- a CDS encoding calcium/sodium antiporter, whose protein sequence is MLTTNIIILILGLIGLVISADKFVYGAAGLARNLGISPLIIGLTIVAMGSSAPEMMVAVSASLNGSPNTAIGNAIGSNITNITLVLGLTALLKPLLVGSATIRREIPMVLITTLLAGVVLWDLKLEMYEGVILLLLFFITILTLTILALKRPSNDPLAEEHNDEVPEGVPTWKAVAWLIFGMIALPVSSSYLVDSAVVIAQHFGMSDLVIGLTIIAIGTSLPELAASITGVLKGEDDLAIGNIIGSNIFNILAVLSLPGILAPGMIDPAIISRDFYYMLGATIVMLLMAMSFRGRPGRINRIEGGILLAGFVAYQFIIFSSI, encoded by the coding sequence ATGCTAACTACAAATATTATTATATTAATTCTGGGATTGATTGGACTTGTCATTAGTGCCGACAAATTCGTCTATGGTGCTGCGGGATTAGCACGAAACCTAGGCATTTCACCGCTGATAATTGGTCTTACAATTGTCGCGATGGGTTCATCAGCCCCCGAAATGATGGTGGCAGTATCCGCATCGCTCAATGGCTCACCCAATACGGCAATCGGTAACGCTATTGGTTCAAATATTACCAACATAACCTTGGTATTAGGTTTAACGGCGCTATTAAAGCCATTACTTGTCGGTTCTGCAACGATTCGTCGTGAGATCCCGATGGTATTAATTACTACGCTACTTGCTGGTGTTGTTCTTTGGGATTTAAAACTAGAAATGTATGAAGGTGTGATTTTATTATTACTCTTCTTTATTACCATTTTAACCTTAACTATTCTGGCACTGAAACGTCCAAGTAACGATCCACTTGCAGAAGAACATAACGATGAAGTACCTGAAGGTGTGCCGACATGGAAAGCCGTTGCTTGGCTAATTTTCGGCATGATCGCATTGCCAGTAAGCTCAAGTTACCTTGTTGACTCTGCAGTCGTCATTGCACAGCATTTTGGCATGAGCGATTTAGTGATTGGTCTTACGATTATCGCAATTGGTACTAGCTTGCCAGAACTTGCGGCATCAATCACTGGTGTACTAAAAGGTGAAGATGATCTTGCTATTGGTAACATCATTGGTTCTAATATATTCAATATCTTAGCTGTATTGTCGCTGCCTGGTATTTTAGCACCGGGTATGATTGACCCTGCGATTATCAGCCGTGACTTCTACTACATGCTAGGTGCAACCATAGTGATGCTATTAATGGCAATGAGTTTTAGAGGGCGTCCTGGTCGCATCAACCGTATTGAAGGTGGCATATTGCTAGCAGGTTTTGTTGCGTATCAATTCATTATATTTAGCAGTATCTAG